From a region of the Catalinimonas alkaloidigena genome:
- a CDS encoding 2OG-Fe(II) oxygenase, with the protein MQHVAVGFLDEIAERGWSVIPDFIPAEVVTEMREELRNLWQEGEFRRAGVGRGASLQVRPEIRTDYVHWLEPNALTPLQQAYWDQIDTLRQTLNQEFFLSLRSFEAHFAVYPAGSFYKKHLDQFSQTRHRIISCILYLNPNWTPADGGQLRIYEADGLGHTDVTPYGGTLVCFRSADVFHEVLPAHRERFSLTGWLRTE; encoded by the coding sequence ATGCAACACGTAGCAGTAGGATTCTTGGACGAGATCGCCGAGCGCGGATGGTCCGTTATTCCCGATTTTATCCCGGCCGAGGTGGTCACCGAGATGCGGGAAGAGTTACGCAACCTCTGGCAGGAAGGCGAGTTTCGCCGGGCCGGGGTCGGGCGTGGTGCCTCGTTGCAGGTGCGTCCCGAAATCCGTACTGATTACGTCCACTGGCTGGAGCCTAACGCGCTTACGCCGTTGCAACAGGCGTATTGGGACCAGATCGATACGCTGCGCCAAACCCTGAACCAGGAGTTTTTTCTGAGCCTGCGTTCGTTCGAAGCGCACTTTGCCGTCTATCCGGCGGGTTCGTTCTACAAAAAACACCTCGATCAGTTTTCGCAGACGCGCCACCGCATCATCTCCTGCATCCTGTACCTCAACCCGAACTGGACGCCAGCCGACGGCGGGCAATTGCGCATCTACGAGGCAGATGGCCTCGGCCATACGGACGTGACGCCCTACGGAGGAACGCTCGTGTGTTTCCGCAGCGCTGATGTTTTCCACGAAGTGTTGCCCGCGCACCGCGAGCGTTTCAGCCTGACCGGCTGGCTTCGAACCGAGTAA
- the fmt gene encoding methionyl-tRNA formyltransferase: MPSSPLRLIFMGTPEFAVPSLQTLVEHGHRVVAVITAPDKPAGRGRKLTASPVKAYAVSQGIPVLQPEKLKNPDFLEELRAYQADLQIVVAFRMLPEAVWAMPPKGTFNLHASLLPDYRGAAPINWAVINGETETGVTTFFLQHEIDTGDLIFQETEPIRPDDTAGSLYERLMHKGAELVLRTVDAIAAGEAPRIPQRPPQEEKRAPKIFRETCQIDWQQPSQKIVDFVRGLSPYPSAWTELNGRTYKIHRVADAGPQPEPLAAGALLTDAKTHLYVGTADGRVAVEELQPEGKRRMAIEEFFRGNEL, translated from the coding sequence ATGCCTTCTTCTCCCTTGCGCCTGATTTTTATGGGAACGCCCGAATTTGCCGTGCCCAGCCTGCAAACGCTGGTAGAACACGGACATCGCGTGGTGGCCGTCATCACGGCACCCGACAAGCCCGCCGGGCGGGGCCGGAAACTGACGGCGTCGCCGGTGAAAGCCTACGCCGTATCGCAGGGCATTCCGGTGCTGCAACCCGAAAAACTTAAAAATCCCGACTTTCTGGAGGAGTTGCGCGCGTACCAGGCCGACCTGCAAATCGTGGTCGCGTTTCGGATGTTGCCGGAGGCAGTCTGGGCCATGCCCCCGAAAGGAACGTTCAACCTGCATGCTTCCCTCCTGCCCGACTACCGCGGCGCGGCGCCGATCAACTGGGCGGTGATCAACGGCGAAACCGAAACGGGCGTCACCACCTTTTTCCTGCAACACGAAATCGATACGGGCGACCTGATTTTTCAGGAAACGGAGCCGATCCGACCGGACGACACCGCGGGCTCGCTCTACGAGCGGCTGATGCACAAAGGAGCGGAGCTGGTACTAAGAACCGTCGACGCCATCGCAGCCGGGGAAGCGCCGCGCATTCCGCAGCGGCCGCCTCAGGAAGAAAAGCGCGCACCCAAAATTTTCCGGGAAACCTGCCAGATCGACTGGCAGCAACCGTCACAGAAAATCGTAGACTTTGTGCGAGGTCTGTCGCCCTACCCTTCTGCCTGGACGGAACTCAACGGACGTACGTACAAGATTCACCGCGTTGCCGATGCTGGTCCGCAACCCGAGCCGCTGGCGGCGGGTGCGCTCCTCACCGATGCGAAAACGCACCTGTATGTGGGTACAGCCGACGGCCGGGTTGCTGTTGAAGAACTGCAACCCGAAGGCAAACGCCGCATGGCCATCGAAGAGTTTTTCCGGGGAAATGAGTTGTAA
- a CDS encoding dihydrofolate reductase produces MILSIIAAVADNGVIGKDNDLPWHLPDDLRFFKRTTLGHYCLMGRKVFESFGGKALPRRPNVVITRNPYYQAPGAVVVHSLKEALALARHFAPEEEVFVLGGGEIYVQSLDLVDKLYLTHIHADIEGDTYFPDWQPDRWTRVWHEDHPADDCHAHPFTFALYERKK; encoded by the coding sequence ATGATTCTTTCCATCATCGCGGCAGTAGCCGACAACGGCGTCATCGGCAAGGACAACGATCTGCCCTGGCACCTGCCCGACGACCTCCGCTTCTTCAAACGCACTACGTTGGGACATTACTGTCTGATGGGGCGGAAGGTATTCGAATCGTTCGGGGGAAAGGCGCTGCCGCGGCGGCCCAACGTGGTCATCACCCGCAATCCGTACTACCAGGCCCCGGGCGCGGTAGTGGTTCACTCGCTGAAGGAGGCGCTGGCGCTCGCCCGTCATTTTGCGCCGGAAGAGGAAGTATTTGTCCTGGGGGGTGGCGAAATCTACGTGCAGTCGCTGGACCTGGTCGACAAACTGTACCTGACCCACATCCATGCAGACATCGAAGGCGACACGTATTTTCCAGACTGGCAGCCCGACCGCTGGACCCGCGTCTGGCACGAAGACCATCCCGCCGACGACTGCCACGCTCATCCGTTTACGTTCGCGCTCTACGAACGGAAGAAGTAA
- a CDS encoding outer membrane beta-barrel protein — translation MNLKSYVLLALVAFASLPALAQTEQGSVLLGGNASLQFNDPFSITVAPNIGVFVRDNFAIGSALSVSYQESSTSRYTSLGVIPFARLYFGHLPVRPFVMGNVGYSHERSRSKTGPGRQTSTYNRGIANIGAGLAYFLSDQVALETTLLYGSYAIREGSRNARLRLNMGFQIYF, via the coding sequence ATGAACCTGAAATCGTACGTACTGCTGGCGTTGGTTGCTTTCGCCAGTCTGCCTGCGCTGGCACAAACCGAACAAGGCAGCGTGCTGCTGGGCGGAAACGCCAGTTTGCAGTTTAACGACCCTTTTTCCATCACTGTCGCACCCAACATCGGGGTCTTTGTAAGGGACAATTTCGCCATAGGGAGTGCCCTCAGCGTATCGTATCAGGAGAGTAGCACGAGCCGGTATACCAGCTTGGGGGTCATCCCTTTTGCGCGGCTTTACTTCGGCCACCTGCCGGTGCGTCCGTTCGTTATGGGAAATGTAGGATACAGCCACGAGCGGAGCCGGTCGAAAACCGGACCCGGACGCCAGACCTCGACGTACAACCGGGGCATTGCCAACATCGGGGCGGGGCTGGCCTATTTCCTGTCGGATCAGGTCGCGTTGGAAACCACGTTGCTCTACGGCTCTTACGCGATTCGGGAAGGAAGCCGAAACGCCCGCTTACGGCTCAACATGGGTTTCCAGATCTACTTCTAG
- a CDS encoding C25 family cysteine peptidase — MKQVYARKLLKGWLALWLGWVCTAQAQLPDTRSWITYNQPYLKILVAQNGIYRITRDELVQAGMPSATNPQNWQLFRRGQEQALYVPNGGEFLEFYGQINDGQLDTYLYDAPEDQLQAYFSLFSDTAVYYLKWQGSIGQRMPSLNLTPAVPAEAYHLAELVPVYRGGEYADGVGAEYTGGANFYSSTYDAGEGWVSPRIQASSATSLTDRTIGNITNIYTSASEPIQLELNIVGRNFSNPQRVVIAAGPTTSTLQPLETAEFPQNEPYKNTYTLPLSSVGTDGSVTLRLTPQGGSNVSYAYARVTFPQQLRWSGGRMQVLNLKPNAGGLSRVELAGASATLQVYDITDPNRVRRLTSTFNEISQVLSFGVNNTEAGRRILINDASQQTPVPTLRPVTFRNLDLSSDYLMVSHPQLRLATGDVADPVEALAAHRRTAEGGGYKALVMNIEEVFDQFSYGEETPLAIRNMARVFYQPEIEKYLFLVGKGLTNNYKNTGAYRTSHFIPTYGVPASDVLFTAGLGDMDPHVPAMAVGRLAARTAQQVYNYYQKIVQHDQAGYTALWRKRAIHLSGGSTKSELATFRNFIENYADIIEQPYFGADVVLKSKRTDNTIDTVNIVPEVNEGVSVITAFGHSSTSGTDVDFGYVSSPVQGFANEGKYPLIVMNGCSSGNIFSTNNQTISEDWILTPKKGGIAFMAHGYLGLPSQLNRHTLLLYETLFADSAFWGAPVGRAHQETIHRFVENDNNLSIFDLGMIQQYALHGDPAVRTFAPGAPDYAITDASLSLRAFDEPLITAASDSFQLCVVVKNFGKVQVDSFAVSVRREVANQQLELPWQQFPATWRQDTLCITIYNDGEGTQYTGTNRFEVKIDAGDSIAELNELNNTAVLERFVPAGSVTALFPREFGVSGGDTLQLVALSAAVLSQERGFLFELDTTQQFNSALLKRSEMVRGVRTATWSTPVPSVADSTVFYWRVRYAEIVDPQDSLWNTSSFTWIPDGPDGWAQRHYYQWQRDARSQIDLNATTRNWEFQQVSSQVEVRAIGGSGASRKANTQLFINGAPQLFLNPSVGSDPTGCTYNNTLLAVAFDGSSLLPYQVAFEPYYDYNDAGCGINPRFIYGFTQINGFYTSIQKELINYLDTIPEGDYVLLFNNGGLKYNGTGAAFTPAVQAKLREIGVDPVKFAALQNGDPWICLGRKGAAPGEALEVYANPDSTLEGQPIPTGEQQISLVHQLMGQYEEGTITSRRIGPALSWATLQHQVVRADTSDRYQLSLYGTTLAGTSAVLENDVTTANFSLTSVDAQQYPYLYLQMKVRDQARQTPPQLKHWQVFYTAAPEGILLAGLRGETVTSIPDKQQGERFSVPFTFENISSQDFADSLSVEIRLTELRNNEIETIRQKVRPVAAGDTVLLYVPINTLDRLGENRLEVQVNLYDQQPEQYYENNAIELTFDVIGDETNPILDVAFDGRRIMDGDIVSPTPVISVSLKDENLNQIRQNPEGITLFLRTPENQSQGDVGFVPIDLNDPGLTWQPADEKNNFRLSYRPEEKFGDGTYTLRVQASDLSGNPSGRNGYEINFEVINASTITHFYPYPNPFTTQTRFVFTLTGSEIPDDLKIQIMTVSGKVVREIFKEELGNLHIGHNLTDFAWDGTDTYGDRLANGLYLYRVILKHSGETFQHNEMDSGRGFKQDYGKLYILR, encoded by the coding sequence ATGAAACAGGTGTACGCACGGAAGCTACTGAAGGGTTGGTTGGCGTTGTGGCTGGGGTGGGTCTGTACGGCCCAGGCGCAGTTGCCCGACACGCGCAGCTGGATCACCTACAATCAGCCCTACCTCAAAATTCTGGTGGCGCAAAACGGCATCTACCGCATTACGCGCGACGAGCTGGTGCAGGCGGGCATGCCCTCGGCTACCAATCCGCAGAACTGGCAGTTGTTTCGCCGGGGTCAGGAGCAGGCCCTCTACGTACCGAATGGCGGGGAGTTCCTCGAATTTTACGGGCAGATCAACGACGGCCAACTGGACACGTACCTCTACGACGCACCTGAAGATCAGCTCCAGGCCTATTTCAGTCTTTTTTCCGACACGGCGGTGTACTACCTGAAGTGGCAGGGCAGCATCGGGCAGCGGATGCCTTCGCTGAACCTGACACCGGCGGTGCCTGCCGAAGCCTACCATCTGGCCGAACTGGTGCCGGTGTACCGGGGCGGCGAGTACGCGGATGGCGTGGGCGCGGAGTACACAGGCGGCGCAAACTTCTACTCGTCTACGTACGATGCCGGCGAGGGGTGGGTGAGTCCCCGGATTCAGGCAAGCAGCGCCACGTCGTTGACCGATCGTACCATCGGTAACATTACCAACATTTACACGAGTGCTTCCGAGCCGATCCAACTGGAATTGAACATCGTCGGGCGCAATTTTTCTAATCCTCAGCGGGTCGTGATTGCCGCCGGCCCCACCACCAGCACCTTGCAGCCGCTGGAAACGGCCGAATTTCCCCAGAACGAACCTTACAAGAATACTTACACACTGCCACTTTCGTCCGTCGGGACCGACGGAAGCGTTACGCTGCGCCTGACGCCACAAGGGGGCAGCAACGTTTCGTACGCCTACGCGCGTGTCACGTTTCCGCAGCAGTTGCGCTGGAGCGGCGGGCGCATGCAGGTGCTGAACCTGAAGCCCAATGCCGGGGGGCTGTCGCGGGTAGAACTGGCCGGAGCCTCCGCCACCTTACAGGTATACGACATCACCGATCCCAACCGGGTGCGCCGCCTGACCAGTACGTTCAACGAAATTTCGCAGGTGCTGTCGTTTGGAGTAAACAACACCGAGGCCGGACGCCGGATTCTGATCAACGACGCCAGCCAGCAGACCCCGGTGCCTACCCTCCGGCCCGTTACGTTCCGGAACCTGGACCTGAGCAGCGACTACCTGATGGTATCGCATCCGCAGTTGCGGCTGGCGACCGGCGACGTGGCCGATCCGGTCGAGGCCCTGGCGGCCCACCGGCGCACGGCCGAAGGCGGTGGCTACAAAGCACTGGTTATGAACATCGAAGAGGTGTTCGATCAATTCAGCTACGGCGAAGAGACGCCGCTCGCCATCCGAAACATGGCGCGGGTGTTTTATCAGCCCGAAATAGAGAAATACCTCTTCTTGGTCGGAAAGGGATTGACCAACAACTATAAAAACACCGGGGCGTATCGCACCAGCCACTTCATTCCCACGTATGGCGTGCCTGCTTCCGATGTCTTGTTCACGGCGGGCCTGGGCGACATGGACCCGCATGTGCCCGCTATGGCCGTCGGTCGTCTGGCGGCGCGCACTGCGCAGCAGGTGTACAATTACTACCAGAAAATCGTGCAGCACGATCAGGCGGGCTATACGGCACTCTGGCGGAAGCGGGCCATTCACCTGAGCGGCGGATCGACCAAAAGCGAACTGGCTACGTTCCGCAACTTTATCGAGAACTATGCCGACATCATCGAACAGCCGTATTTCGGGGCCGACGTGGTATTGAAGTCGAAACGGACGGACAACACCATCGATACGGTCAACATCGTGCCGGAGGTCAACGAAGGGGTGTCGGTCATTACGGCTTTCGGGCATTCGTCCACCTCGGGAACCGACGTCGATTTCGGCTACGTATCCAGTCCCGTTCAGGGCTTTGCCAACGAAGGGAAATACCCGCTGATCGTGATGAACGGCTGCAGTTCGGGCAATATTTTCTCGACCAACAACCAGACCATCAGCGAAGACTGGATTCTGACGCCGAAAAAGGGCGGCATTGCCTTCATGGCGCACGGCTACCTGGGGCTGCCCAGCCAATTGAACCGCCACACGCTGCTGCTGTACGAAACCTTGTTTGCCGACAGTGCTTTCTGGGGCGCACCCGTAGGGCGGGCGCATCAGGAGACGATCCACCGGTTTGTGGAAAACGACAACAACTTGTCGATCTTCGATCTGGGGATGATTCAGCAGTACGCCCTGCACGGCGACCCGGCCGTACGCACGTTTGCCCCCGGCGCTCCGGATTACGCCATCACCGATGCATCGCTGTCGTTGCGCGCGTTCGACGAGCCGCTGATTACGGCCGCCAGCGACTCGTTTCAACTGTGCGTGGTCGTCAAAAACTTCGGGAAAGTTCAGGTCGATTCGTTTGCCGTGTCGGTGCGCCGCGAAGTCGCCAACCAGCAGCTGGAACTGCCCTGGCAACAGTTTCCGGCCACTTGGCGGCAGGATACGCTCTGCATTACGATCTACAACGACGGGGAAGGCACGCAGTACACCGGAACCAACCGCTTCGAAGTGAAGATCGATGCGGGCGACTCCATTGCCGAACTGAACGAACTGAACAATACCGCCGTGCTGGAGCGGTTCGTTCCGGCGGGGAGTGTCACGGCACTGTTCCCGCGCGAATTCGGAGTTTCCGGCGGCGATACCTTGCAATTGGTGGCACTTTCGGCAGCGGTGCTGAGCCAGGAACGGGGCTTTTTGTTCGAACTCGACACCACCCAGCAGTTCAACAGCGCGTTGCTGAAACGGAGCGAGATGGTGCGTGGGGTGCGTACCGCAACCTGGTCGACGCCGGTGCCTTCGGTCGCCGACAGCACCGTTTTCTACTGGCGCGTGCGCTATGCCGAAATCGTCGATCCGCAGGATTCGCTCTGGAACACCAGCTCCTTTACCTGGATTCCCGACGGGCCGGACGGATGGGCACAGCGGCACTATTATCAATGGCAGCGCGATGCCCGCTCGCAAATCGACCTGAACGCAACCACGCGCAACTGGGAGTTTCAGCAGGTAAGCAGCCAGGTGGAGGTGCGCGCCATCGGCGGCAGTGGCGCTTCCCGCAAAGCCAACACGCAGCTGTTCATCAACGGCGCGCCTCAGCTCTTTCTGAACCCGAGTGTGGGGAGCGATCCGACCGGCTGTACCTATAATAATACGCTGCTGGCCGTGGCGTTCGACGGGAGTTCGCTGTTGCCCTATCAAGTGGCGTTTGAGCCGTACTACGACTACAACGACGCGGGCTGTGGCATCAACCCCCGGTTTATTTACGGATTTACGCAGATCAACGGCTTCTACACCAGCATTCAGAAGGAACTGATCAATTACCTGGATACCATTCCCGAAGGCGATTACGTCCTGTTGTTCAACAACGGGGGCCTGAAGTACAATGGGACCGGGGCCGCATTTACCCCCGCCGTGCAGGCCAAGTTGCGGGAAATCGGGGTCGATCCGGTCAAGTTTGCTGCCTTGCAAAACGGCGATCCGTGGATTTGCCTGGGTCGCAAAGGCGCAGCTCCTGGCGAAGCGCTGGAAGTATACGCCAACCCCGATTCGACCCTTGAGGGGCAACCCATCCCGACCGGAGAGCAGCAGATTTCTCTGGTGCATCAGCTGATGGGCCAATACGAAGAAGGAACCATCACCTCGCGGCGCATCGGGCCGGCGCTTTCGTGGGCCACGTTGCAACATCAGGTGGTGCGGGCCGACACGTCCGACCGGTACCAGTTGAGCTTGTACGGCACCACGCTGGCGGGTACGTCGGCGGTGTTGGAAAACGACGTTACCACGGCAAACTTCTCGCTGACGTCGGTCGATGCCCAGCAGTACCCTTACCTGTACTTGCAGATGAAAGTCCGGGATCAGGCGCGCCAGACGCCGCCGCAGCTTAAGCATTGGCAGGTTTTCTACACGGCTGCCCCGGAAGGAATCTTGCTGGCCGGGTTGCGCGGCGAAACCGTTACGTCCATTCCCGACAAACAACAGGGCGAGCGTTTCTCGGTCCCTTTTACGTTCGAAAACATCTCTTCGCAGGACTTTGCCGACTCGCTTTCGGTCGAGATACGCCTGACGGAACTGCGTAACAATGAGATCGAAACGATCCGCCAGAAAGTGCGTCCCGTTGCCGCCGGCGACACAGTGCTGTTGTACGTGCCGATCAACACCCTGGACCGGCTCGGCGAAAATCGCCTGGAAGTGCAGGTAAACCTGTACGATCAGCAGCCCGAACAGTATTACGAAAACAACGCGATCGAGCTTACGTTCGACGTGATCGGCGACGAAACCAATCCCATTCTGGACGTGGCCTTCGACGGGCGGCGCATCATGGACGGCGATATCGTTTCGCCCACGCCGGTAATTTCGGTGAGTCTGAAAGACGAAAACCTGAACCAGATCCGGCAAAATCCCGAAGGCATTACGCTGTTTTTGCGCACGCCCGAAAACCAGAGCCAGGGCGACGTCGGTTTTGTGCCCATCGACCTGAACGATCCGGGACTGACCTGGCAACCCGCCGACGAGAAGAACAACTTCCGGCTGTCGTACCGCCCGGAGGAGAAGTTCGGCGACGGGACGTATACGTTGCGGGTACAGGCCTCGGACCTGAGCGGCAACCCGTCGGGCCGGAACGGCTACGAGATCAACTTCGAAGTGATCAATGCCTCGACCATCACGCACTTCTATCCCTACCCGAATCCGTTCACGACGCAGACGCGTTTCGTCTTTACCCTGACGGGCAGCGAAATTCCCGACGACCTGAAGATCCAGATCATGACGGTATCGGGAAAAGTCGTGCGCGAGATTTTCAAGGAAGAGCTGGGCAATCTTCACATTGGCCACAACCTGACCGACTTTGCCTGGGATGGCACCGACACCTACGGCGACCGGCTGGCCAACGGCTTGTACCTCTACCGCGTCATTCTGAAACACAGCGGCGAGACGTTCCAGCACAACGAAATGGACAGCGGACGGGGCTTTAAACAAGACTACGGCAAGCTTTACATCCTGCGGTAA